Below is a genomic region from Pseudomonas extremaustralis.
GAATTCCTGCAGCAAACGGTCCCACAATTCCAGCTGGCTGCGCAGGTGCGAGGCGCCGACACCGGCCACCACCACGTCCATTTCCATCAGCAAGAACTCGCCCTGCTGCGACAACCGGGCAAAGCGGCGCGACGCATTCCACACCTGGGTCAAGCCTTCGGGCAATTGGCCCTGGACCCGCAGCGCACAGCTGTAGGTGAAATCTACATAGCCGTCCTGCTCGGGGGACGGGTTGCCGAAGCGCACGGCAAAGCCAATGCCCTGGCTGGCACTGAGCAATTGCACGATGCCGTTCTGTTCGCTCGGGTTGACCCGGTAGCCGGCGTCTTGCAGCAAGTCGGTGAGGCTCTGGACAGTCACGCGGGTGATCAATTCGTTCATGGTCTGTGCTTCCTTGTCGATCAATGGTTGGCGCCCGCCTGGGGCGCATCGAAACGGGTCTTGTACAAATCGTCGCCAAAGCCTTGGGCCAGTTCCTCGAACTTGACCCGCGCACCGCTGGCGAAGGGCTGGCGAATACTCATCACCTCGGCCACGTCGATTTTTTCGTAGGCCGCGAGCAACTGCTGGGCCACGCCGTACATCTGTTGATTCTTGGCTGAACATTGCTGCACTTGTGTGTCACGTTCGCTCAGTTGCGCCTGCAAACGGGCACGCTCGGCTTCTTTGGCCTTGGCCAGCACCAGCAACTCCTCATAGGCCTTCTTGAACTTGCCGATCTGCTCGTTGCTCGCCGCCACCTGGGCCTGCGCCTGGCTGTGCAGGCTCTGTTGCTGGCCGGCCAGTTGCTCGGCGGTGCCACGGGCTTTTTCCAGCTCGGCGCTCAACTGCTTGATCTGGGCCTGGGCCTGCTTGGCCTGGGTTTCGGCGGCCAGGCGTGCAGCGCTGGCCTGGGCCTGTTCGCTTTGCAGGGCCTGCAATTGCTGGGTGGTGCTGCGCAGTTGCGTGCGCAGGCGTTCCTCCATGCCTTCGGCCGATGCGCCGCTGGCTACCAGCAGCAGTAACAGCCCGCAGATTCGCGTGTTCATGTGGCATCCCCCTGCGCATCAAAAGCGCGTGTTCAGTTCCAGTTGCATCACATCGACTTCGAACGGCTGGCCATACACTTCGGACGCGCTCAACCAACGCGCACTGGCGTAGATGTTCTTGTCGATGCCGTAGTTGCCGCCAATGAAGTAGCCCTTGGCGTTGGTGCCGCCCAAGTGATACGAGGAGTCGTTGAAGCCATCGGGCAAGGCGTCGGGCTGGATGTACTTGTAGCCAGCCAACACGTTCCAGTCGCCGCGCTTGTGCATCTCCAGCGCGCTGCCGAGGGTGAAGGACACCATCATTGCGTTGCCGCCACTTTCAAACTCGCCCTGGCTGTTGATGTTGGTGACGATCTGGCCTTCGCTGCGCCGGAGCATCTCGCCCTTGTCGTAGGCCAGGTTGCGGATGAAGTTGGCGTGGCTGCGCAGCTTGAGGTCGCTTGGCAGTTCGGTGTCCCAGACCAGGTTGAGGTCCAGCACATCGAACTTGGACGCCAGGCCCACGAACTGCGGGTCGGGTGTCTTGGTAGGATCTTTCGGGTCGGTGGTGTTGTTGCGCAGGTTGAACACGGTGTTGCCTTTTTGCATGAAGGCCACGCGCGTGCCGTCGGTGTCGCAGCCGGCCTCGCCCTTCCAGGGCGAGCAAGGGCTGGAACGCTCGCCTTCGATGTCCTTGAACTGGTAGTAGGCGCCGGCGAGTTTGACGCGGTTGCTGCGATTGATAGTCCAGTCAGCCCCCACCTGCCCGCCAAACAGCCATTTGGTTTTGCTGTCTTCCTTGTCGATGCCATTGGTGGTGGCGGTGTCGGAGGTGTACTCGATCGGGAAGGCGCCGAGGGTACCGAACAGGCCCCACTCGTTGTTGAGGCGGTGGTTGAAGACCGCGGCCACGCCGTCGAAGTTGAGTTCTTTGGAATACATCATGTCGGTGGAATAGAACGGGTTGCCCATGCGCCCGCCGGTCAACGTCATGTAGTCGGTGGTTTTCCAGCTCAGGTAACCCTGGTCGAGCCAGATGTCCTTTTTGCCGAAGCCGCCGCCCAGGGTCTGGGTGGTGGACACCGGGTTGTTGTCGGAGCCGGTGGCGATGCGAACGCCAGCGGTCCATTCCGGCGAGATCACCGCTTTCATGCCCAGGCGCGCCCGCAGGCGGAACAGGTTTTCGCGGTCCTCGCGGGTGTTGAGCAAGGGTGGAAACTGGCTGTTGGAGTTTTTGTTGACGTCGTACGGGCCGGTGCTATTGACCTTGGCAAAGTCCGTGATGTTGTTGCTGTTGTTGCCCGAAAAGTAGCGCGACTCGTCACGCAAGCGCAGATCGCCATCGAAGCTGATGCGCGAGATCCAGTCGGGAAAGGTATTGGGCTGCGCCCAGTTTTCCTTCTTCGCGGTGGACATCACCTCGGCTTTCACCTGATCGCGGATCTGATCGCGCACCGCTTGCGGCACGTACTGCACGCGCACGTCGCCCGGCGCTGCGGTCGGGCCAGCGGCGACCGCCGGCGCGGCATTGGCCTGGCGCGCCTGCTGGGCTTCTTTTTCCGCCTGGGCGATCAGCCCATTGGCGGTGTCCTGGGTCAGCACGCCTTGCTGCACCAACAGGCGGATCAGGTTGACGGTGACGTTTTCCGAGGGGGCGACCGGGGCTGCCGTCGCCTGGCCGACCAGGGTCGCGATGACCATGCCGACCGCCAGGGTCAGTCGATTCACGGGGGAAATCATGTGTACGCAACTCCTGTAAAAAAACTGCGAAAAATTAGGTGGGTTCATTCCGGGCGTCGGCCCTTGAGGGACAGGCGTACCGGCAGCGTCACGGAGGCCGGGACGCGTTGCGTGGCGTGGGGCATGCGCAAGGCCGCCAGCACTTGGGCGTCGGTCTCGGCGTCGCCGCTGGACTTGGCCAACTCCACACGCGTGACCTGGCCTTCGGCGTTCAACCACACATCCGCCTGTACCGCGTAGGCCTTCTTGCGCAACTCCGGGTCGTCCCGCAAAAGGCGCTGAAACACGCCGGCCAGGTACTGCTTGTAAGTGCCGGCGCCGAGGCCGCCGCCGCCGGAACCGGCCATGCCGCCGCCCTTGCCCGCGCCGATGTTGAAACCGTCGTTACCGGACTGGGCATCGCCGTCGATCTGCATCGGGTTGGCCAGGTCGTCGGCCGGCGAAGGCGGTGCTTCTTCCGCCGGCTTGACCTCCTCGGGTTCGGGCGTGGGCACCGGCTCCGGGACTTTTTCCTCGACCTGGGGCTCGGGCTCCTTGGGTTTTTCCGGCGGCGGTGGCGGCGGTGGCGGCAACGGGATAATCGTCGGCACTTTCGGCGCTTCGCGGCGTACACCACTCATGTCATTGGCCCATTGCCAGAGCAACCAGGCCGCCACGGCGCCCAGCAGCAGGCCGGCGCCCCACTTCAACGGGCGCAACGGCGGTTTGTTTTTCACGGGCAACGGCGGCATCGGGATCTGTGCGGTCATGGCTCAACCCTGGCTCGGTTTGCCGGTGACCAGCCCGACCTGGGACAGCTCCAGCCGGCGCAACAGGTCGAGGACCTCGATCACCTTCTGGTACTGCACCATGGCGTCGCCGCGCACGATCACCGGAAAGTCCGGGTTCAGCGCTTTCTCGATGCGCAGGCGCTCTTCCAGCTCGCCGAGGGTCACCGGATAAGCGTCGAGGAACACCTGGCCGCCGTCATTCACGGAGATGGCCTTGGTCTTGGCCTGCGACAGCGACACCGAGGCGCTGGCCTTGGGCAAGTGAATCTGAATACCCGACACCTGGGCCGTGGCGGTGAGGATGAACATCACCAGCACCACCATCAGCACGTCCACCAGGGGCGTGATGTTGATGCTGTCGACGGCGGCATCGTCGTCATCGTCGTGGGAGGCATTTACGGAAGCCATGGCGATTCTCCTCAGGCCGGCACAGAAGCGTGATGGTCGCGATGCAGCGCCGTTTCACTGGACCGGCCCTCGCCGTGCATCTCCGCCAGGCGGGTGATGAACTCGTCGACGAATACACGCATGTCGGCGCTGACTTCCTTGTTGCGCGTGATCAGGCGGTTGTAGCCGAACAGCGCGGGGATCGCGACGAACAGGCCCATGGCCGTGGCCAGCAAGGCCGCCGCCATGCCGGGGGCGATGGCGTTGATGTTGACGTCACCGGCCATGGCCGTGCCGAGGAACACCACCATGATCCCCAGCACCGTACCGAGCAGGCCGATGTAGGGGCCGCCGGCGATGGCGTTGGACAGGGTCGAGAGTTTGGAACCGAGCTGCTGGTTCTCGCGGGTGCGCACGCCGTCCATGGAGCAGCGGATCGCTTCGATGGTGGCCGCCGAGACCGACGAGGTGTCGGCGCCCTGGGCACGGCGGGTGCGGATCTCTTTGACCGCCACGCTGTACAGGCGCCACAGCGAAGAATGGGCCAGGCGCTCAGCCAGTTGCGCGTCGTCGGCATACATCTCCAGGCGCGTGCCGATCTGGGCGAAGTGCTCGCGGAAGATCTCATTGGCACTGCTCACGCGGCTGACCTGACGGTTCTTGCGCAGCATGATGAACCACGACTGGAACATCATCGCCACCAGCACCAGAATGATCACCCAGGCGTCCACCGGTACGGCGTTGAGCAGAAAGCCCAGGCTGCCGAAGCCCATGCCCGACTGTTCTTCATCCACCCCATAGGCCACCAGTTTCGATTCGGCGCCCTGGGCACTCGCGTCAGCCAGCAACAGCGCGGCCGGGCGCGCCACTTTGGACAGGCGCAGCTCATCCATGGCCCCCGCGAATGGCTGGTGCGTGCTGCCCGCATCCGGCAAATCGGCACCGATGGCGAGCTGGGTATTGAAGGCCGGCAACGCGACGGCGAGGGTGGAGGTTTCGCGGCCATTCACATACAGCGTGACTTTCTCGCCCTCGGCGGTGAATGCCAGGTGCTGCCATTGGCCGGGGTTCAGCGGCTGGGTCGAGACCGCGCGCTGGCCGTCGATCTCCACGAACGGCATGCCCTGGTTCAAGCCCAGCAGCAGGCTGTGGGGGCCGTCGCGCCGGGCCATGACGATTTGCTCGCCATTGGCCTGATCCAGGCGCAGCCAGGCACTGAAGGTGAACGCGCCGCCGGCGGCGTGTTGCAGCGACGGGCTGGCCGGCAACATCAACGGCTGGCCGCCGAACTGCAAGGCGCGACCGATCACACCGTCGATGCCAGCACCGGTGGCGTTCAACGCGGTGTTGGCGTAGGCCGTGGTGTCGCGGGCCGGTGTGCCATTGGCCCCGTCAAAGTGGTAGAGCGCGGTGTAGTTCGGGTCGAAGGTCAACTGGCCGTTCGCCGTGGCCGCGGCCTTCTGGTTGCCGTAGTACATCCACAGGTCCTGGCGCTGGCCGCCTTCGACCTTGGGCACATCGACCCAGATCAGCGCCATGCCCATCAGCGGGTCGAAGCTTTCGATCTGGTGATTGAGCACGGTCTTGTCATCGGCACTGACGAAGCGCAGGTCGCTGCCGTCATCCTTGACCCCGTCAAAGGTGAAGTTGCCGGTGTGCAGGCGCACCAGCAGCGCGGTGCGGCCCAGGGCCTGGTTGATCGCGGCGCCTTGGGCGGTGGTGTCCACCGAAATCTGTTTGCGGTAATGCCAGTCGTCCTGCCACCAGGCATGGGCGGTGGCCGGGAGCGCGAAGCCCAGGCAGATCAACAGGCTCAGGAATAGGCGTTGCATGGGAAGAATCTCCGGGAAAAAAGGTCAGAAAGTCGCCTGCACACTGAAGTGCAGTCGCGAGTCCTGTTTCTGGGTGTTCGGTCCATCGAGCAGCGGGTAGCCCCAATCCAGGCTGCCGGACAACCATTTGCTCAAACTGGCGCGGGTGCCCAGGCCGACACTGGCCAGGCTGTATTCGTCTTCTTGCTCGGGCAGCGGGTCGTGCAGGCGCATGCGCGCGCCTTCGGCGAACGCATAGAAGCGCCATTCCTGCACATAACTGCCGAGGAACTTGGCCAGGGACGGCGTGCGCAACTCCTGGGACAGCAGGTAACCCTCGTCCCCGGTGCGCTCGGCCGCCAGATAGCCGCGCACCGAGGTGGCGCCGCCGGCCGAATACTGCTCGTTGGACACCAAGGGGCCCGAGGCCAGCTGGAAGCCGGCCTTGGACGCCGATTGCCAATCGTTGGCGAAGGTGTAGGTGTAATTCAGGTCGCCCTTGAGTACGGCGAAACTGGCACTGGCCTTGTAGCGCTTGTAGTCGAATTCTTCGGCATCGCTGCCATAGCCAAGGAAGGCGCGTGTGCCGATGACCAGGTTCAAGCCCAGGCCCAGCTGGGATTTTTCGCTGTAGCGATAGCCGTTGTAGCCCAGGGTGAACGGCGCGTACTTGAGCGGCACCTGGTCGTTGCTGGAACCGAACTTCATCTGCTCGTCGAAGTCCTTGAAGTCGACCCCGAACGAGAACGAATTGGCCCAGTTGCCCGTCACCGGCAAGTTGTAGATCGCGGACACCCCGTAGGAGTGGCCCTTGCCCAATACGTTGCTGCCGCCGATGGTGGCGATGTTGCTGTCGGACTGGTAACCGGAGAACTGCAAGGTCCAGCGATCGTTCAGCGGGGCGCTGTAGGAACCTGACCAGACCTTGGCATTGTCGGTGTCTTCGGGCGCGGTGAAGTAGGTCAAGGAAATGCTGTGGCCCAGTTGCCACAGGTTGTCGTAGCCCAGGGTGGCGACCGAACGCAGTTCCTTGGTGTCGGCGCTGTAGTCGTTGTTCAGACCGAGGCTGGCATGCCAGGGGTTCTGGTCCTCGACCTGCAAATCCACATCCATGGTGCCGGGCCGCTGGCCCTCGCGCACCAGTGGGGTGACCTGCCGACCGGCACTGCGGTTGAGCCCGGTCAGTTGGGTTTGCACCGCGGCGAAATCCGGTACCGCGCCCTCCTCCAGGCCTGGCACCTGCTCGCGGATTTCCACCGGCGAGTAATGCTTGGCGCCGACCACGCGTACACGGCCGACCTTGGTTTCACTGACGTGCAGATAGACGATACCGTCATCGACCTTCTGCTCCGGCAGCTCCACGAACACCGACTGGTAGCCGCGCGCCTGGTAGATCTTCTGCAATGCGTCGCGGGCGCCTTCGATATCGCCCAGGGTCTTTTGCGGGCCGAGAAACGGGTACACCGCTTCTTCGATCGTCGCCGCATCGAGCACGGTATTGCCGCGCACGAAATACTCATTGACGTCCACCCGGCGCGCCGGGGCATCGCCCTCCTCGGCCAGCGCCGGCTGCACCAAAGTGCCCAGCGCCAGGCAACACAGCGCCAGCGTTGACTTGAACAGATGCTCCACACAGCCCCCTAAGTTTCTGAAATATTGCGCCGTCGCCGCATGCACGGCGTTTGGCCTGCTCAATTGCGAGTGGTCGGCACTTGGCTGTGCCGGGCCAGCCAGGTGTGCAGCAACGCGAAGTTCAGGGAGAACTCCGGCATGTGCAGCAAGGCGCCGCAAAACACTTCGCCGATGATGGTCTGGATCAACTGCACCGCCCGTGGGTTGTCCAACAGAGTGGCGATGTCGTGCTGCAGGGCCTGGATGCCCCACACCTTCTGGTGCAGGTCGAGGCCGACGAACCAGCGGAACAGCAGGTTGTAACTGAGCTGTTCGTGCAATTGCTGTTCGCTGGGTACGGCGTACAGCAGTTGCAACAACAGGATCTGCATCACTGTGCGCGGTGCGATCAGCATCCCCGGCGCCGGCTGCAACAGGTCGGGGTGCCGGTCGAACACCGCGTCGATCTGCGGGCGCAACAGCACCAGCGAATGACCCGCCGGGATGTAGCTGGAAACTTCCTTCAAGGCGCCCTGCCAATCGTCCTGGGAGACGATCCACACCCAGGGCGCGCCGTAGCGGTACACCGAAACCGGCTTCTTGCGCGCGGCTTCGACGATCTTCGACAGGCGCTGATCGAGCTCCTGCATGCCGACTTTCGAGTAACGTTCCATAGTTCCCATGTGCCCCACTCCTGGCGTCCTGCTGACGGCTCGGGAGACAACTTGTGATTGTCTCCAGCGCGTTACATAGGCAAGACAGGCGTGGGCGGGAGCTACCGAACTTTTGTCATGAAAGCTTCATTTGGGATTGAGTGAGGGGCAATTCTTGGGTGGCAGATCCGCTCTTGTGTAGGAGCCGGCTCCTCCACAAGAGCGGATTCAGCGAAAAAAAAAGGGCGATCATTGATCGCCCCAAACGGTACATCCAGAGGTCCCTGCCAAACCCTTACAACGTGATCTGCTTGCGCTCCTCATCCGTCAACCGCGCCCGCGCCTGTTCACTCAAAGGCCCCGCGCCCAGTACCTGCACCGGGCTGTTGGGGTTGTAGCCGGAGGTCTTCTGTTGCTCCTGCGGCTCGCGCTGCACCGGCTCGGAGCCGAAGCTCAGCACTTCCACGGTGACGATCGACGCCCGCCCCTGTCGGGACGCCGCCTGTTGGCTGCGCGCCGCGTCTTCCGCCGCCTGGGACGCCGCCGCCCCCGCCGCGCTGGCTGAACTCATGGCGCTCGTGTTGACGGCCGCCGTCACCGGCACCCCGGACGACTTGCCCTGGCTCTGGATGTTCGCCGCGTTCACCACCCGCAAGGCGGCGATGTTGACGTTACCCGAGACCCGAATCCCCGCCTCCCCCGCATCGATGGTGCCCAACGGCGCGATCAGGTCGATATCCCCCGCCGGCACTTCCGGGATCGGGTTGAGTGTGGCAATCCCCGCGCCGGTACTCGGCACCGACGGCGACAGGCTGACGTTGCCCCAGTTGTCATAGATGCGCTTGGGCGGCGTGTACACCACGGTGGTCTTGGAACCGCGACCGGCGTTGATATCGCCCTCGCTGGTCCAGGCCATGATCGAGCCGCCGAAGGTGGTCATGATGCGGCTCTGACCGAGCAGGATGCTGCCCAGGGAATACAGCTGGATATCCCCGAACCCTGGGTGATCACACCCGCGGTCGACGGCGGCGCCGCGCCTTCGATGCCGAAGGTCTGGCTGCCGCCGGGGGTGAGCATCTGGATCGAGCCGCCGGCATTGGTGTGTATGCCCGAACCGTTGAACAGTGTGATGTCGCCCTGGTAGGTGATCGGGTTGCCGGCCACGTCCTTGTCCGGGAACAGCGCCGCAATCGCCGCGCGACCACGCAGGTAACTGCCCTGGCGCACACCGCCATCCTGGTTGTACTCGCGGCCGGCGGCCTTGAGTTCGGCGAAGTACACATCGCGGGCGAAGATCCGTCGTTGCTCGGCGGGCAGTGCCGCGTAGTAGGCACGCGCCTGGTCGGTATCGCCGACAAAACCGAAGCGCTCGGCGAGCCAGGCGACCAGTTCGCGTTCGTAAGTCTTGGCGACCTTGCCCCCTGTAAGGACTCGCCTGCCTGGGCCTGGTTGACAGGGTTCAGGTAGCGCTCGACGAAGCGCTGGTAATCCGGCCCATTGGCGCCGACACCGGCCTGCATCACGATGCTCGCGCCGGGGCGGTTATCGCCTGGCAACACCCCACCGAGGCTGGTGACGCTGTACTCGCCCGCCGGCCCCGTCATCAGGATATTGCGGCCCGCCGACACGTCCAGCAGGCCAGGCCCGGCCACCTCGAAGTTGCTGTAGAGGATGTCGCGACCGGCCGACACGATGGAGATGTCGTTGGGGTTTTTGTGAAGGAACAGGTTATTGCTCGAAGGCGCAGTCCTGTCCGCACCAAAACTACGTCCACTGCTGACGATATCCCGCCCGGCCATCATCCAGACCGCGCCATTGCCTTCATACCAGGTCTCACCTTCGTGCGATGATCCTGGGTCACTACTGAATGTGATTATCCGACCACTGCTCACCCCGACCAGGTCCCCGTCTATCGCATAAAAACGCGCCGGTTCAGCACTGCCAGCCGATGACGCGGCTGCCGTTCCGGAACCGAACGCCAACAGCGACTGGCTGACCAGGCTACCACTGGGCGACAGGTTGCTGACCACCACAGCATTGCCAATACGGGCCTGGTACGCAGGGTTCCAGGGGGTTGCCATCGCACTCATTGCCGCCCCGGACTGGCTCACGGCCATGCCACCGGCGTAGATCGAGCCTTGGGCGAGGAACTGCAACTGGCCGGCCGGTCCGGGAGCCAACATCAAGGGGTATGTGTAATTTAAGTCAAAGTTCTCCTGCGCCCGAGCCGCTTTACCGTAATACAGGCTGCCACCCGCCGCCGTCGCCCTGACGATTGACGGGTAGGCCACGGCCAGGTCAGCCGGCATGCTGGTTAGGTTGATGGGGGTCAGGTTACCGCCCAAGGAAAACAGATCAATGGCCGTGTCCTTGGTCCACAGGGTAAACCAGCTGGTGCCGGTGCCGAGGGTGGTGCCTTGGACAAAAGGCGAAGAATGGCTAGCCTGCACCCGGCCCGGATCTTCGACATTGGTCACCACCTGATCGCCCAGGGTCTGCACGTTGAACGTCGCGTCACCCGGCACCAGGGTCAACCCACCGCGCGCCGTGCCACGGGTCGACACCAGCGGGTCGAAGGCGCGAGTCTCGCCCGGGCTCTGTACTTCAGACGTTGCCCCGTACAGCAAATCGACGCTGCCCACGCTGGCGCTGCGCAACTGCACATCACCGCGAAGATTGACCAGCATGCCGTCACGATGGTCCGCATTAGCAACGACAACACTGGCTGGGTTCATGTTGCCAGCGATGCGCACCCGCAGATCGCCCCCACCGGTCAATTGCAGGCTGCCATCGCTGGCGACCCTGCCCGTGCTGCCCACTGCCAGGACCAGGCCTTGGCTATGGGGGTTTACGGCACCGTTGCTGAAGCCATAACCCAGCGTGTTCAAGACCCCTGCGTCGCCACCGACATTGACATCCAGATCGCCCCCGCCCAAGGTGCCGAAGCCGGTGAAACCCAGCATC
It encodes:
- a CDS encoding YbjN domain-containing protein, translating into MNELITRVTVQSLTDLLQDAGYRVNPSEQNGIVQLLSASQGIGFAVRFGNPSPEQDGYVDFTYSCALRVQGQLPEGLTQVWNASRRFARLSQQGEFLLMEMDVVVAGVGASHLRSQLELWDRLLQEFIVYLREYSQQAAQLQAQAAAAVDEEAPVL
- a CDS encoding putative porin, producing the protein MISPVNRLTLAVGMVIATLVGQATAAPVAPSENVTVNLIRLLVQQGVLTQDTANGLIAQAEKEAQQARQANAAPAVAAGPTAAPGDVRVQYVPQAVRDQIRDQVKAEVMSTAKKENWAQPNTFPDWISRISFDGDLRLRDESRYFSGNNSNNITDFAKVNSTGPYDVNKNSNSQFPPLLNTREDRENLFRLRARLGMKAVISPEWTAGVRIATGSDNNPVSTTQTLGGGFGKKDIWLDQGYLSWKTTDYMTLTGGRMGNPFYSTDMMYSKELNFDGVAAVFNHRLNNEWGLFGTLGAFPIEYTSDTATTNGIDKEDSKTKWLFGGQVGADWTINRSNRVKLAGAYYQFKDIEGERSSPCSPWKGEAGCDTDGTRVAFMQKGNTVFNLRNNTTDPKDPTKTPDPQFVGLASKFDVLDLNLVWDTELPSDLKLRSHANFIRNLAYDKGEMLRRSEGQIVTNINSQGEFESGGNAMMVSFTLGSALEMHKRGDWNVLAGYKYIQPDALPDGFNDSSYHLGGTNAKGYFIGGNYGIDKNIYASARWLSASEVYGQPFEVDVMQLELNTRF
- a CDS encoding energy transducer TonB family protein, translated to MTAQIPMPPLPVKNKPPLRPLKWGAGLLLGAVAAWLLWQWANDMSGVRREAPKVPTIIPLPPPPPPPPEKPKEPEPQVEEKVPEPVPTPEPEEVKPAEEAPPSPADDLANPMQIDGDAQSGNDGFNIGAGKGGGMAGSGGGGLGAGTYKQYLAGVFQRLLRDDPELRKKAYAVQADVWLNAEGQVTRVELAKSSGDAETDAQVLAALRMPHATQRVPASVTLPVRLSLKGRRPE
- a CDS encoding ExbD/TolR family protein, producing the protein MASVNASHDDDDDAAVDSINITPLVDVLMVVLVMFILTATAQVSGIQIHLPKASASVSLSQAKTKAISVNDGGQVFLDAYPVTLGELEERLRIEKALNPDFPVIVRGDAMVQYQKVIEVLDLLRRLELSQVGLVTGKPSQG
- a CDS encoding DUF2341 domain-containing protein, which produces MQRLFLSLLICLGFALPATAHAWWQDDWHYRKQISVDTTAQGAAINQALGRTALLVRLHTGNFTFDGVKDDGSDLRFVSADDKTVLNHQIESFDPLMGMALIWVDVPKVEGGQRQDLWMYYGNQKAAATANGQLTFDPNYTALYHFDGANGTPARDTTAYANTALNATGAGIDGVIGRALQFGGQPLMLPASPSLQHAAGGAFTFSAWLRLDQANGEQIVMARRDGPHSLLLGLNQGMPFVEIDGQRAVSTQPLNPGQWQHLAFTAEGEKVTLYVNGRETSTLAVALPAFNTQLAIGADLPDAGSTHQPFAGAMDELRLSKVARPAALLLADASAQGAESKLVAYGVDEEQSGMGFGSLGFLLNAVPVDAWVIILVLVAMMFQSWFIMLRKNRQVSRVSSANEIFREHFAQIGTRLEMYADDAQLAERLAHSSLWRLYSVAVKEIRTRRAQGADTSSVSAATIEAIRCSMDGVRTRENQQLGSKLSTLSNAIAGGPYIGLLGTVLGIMVVFLGTAMAGDVNINAIAPGMAAALLATAMGLFVAIPALFGYNRLITRNKEVSADMRVFVDEFITRLAEMHGEGRSSETALHRDHHASVPA
- a CDS encoding ShlB/FhaC/HecB family hemolysin secretion/activation protein produces the protein MEHLFKSTLALCCLALGTLVQPALAEEGDAPARRVDVNEYFVRGNTVLDAATIEEAVYPFLGPQKTLGDIEGARDALQKIYQARGYQSVFVELPEQKVDDGIVYLHVSETKVGRVRVVGAKHYSPVEIREQVPGLEEGAVPDFAAVQTQLTGLNRSAGRQVTPLVREGQRPGTMDVDLQVEDQNPWHASLGLNNDYSADTKELRSVATLGYDNLWQLGHSISLTYFTAPEDTDNAKVWSGSYSAPLNDRWTLQFSGYQSDSNIATIGGSNVLGKGHSYGVSAIYNLPVTGNWANSFSFGVDFKDFDEQMKFGSSNDQVPLKYAPFTLGYNGYRYSEKSQLGLGLNLVIGTRAFLGYGSDAEEFDYKRYKASASFAVLKGDLNYTYTFANDWQSASKAGFQLASGPLVSNEQYSAGGATSVRGYLAAERTGDEGYLLSQELRTPSLAKFLGSYVQEWRFYAFAEGARMRLHDPLPEQEDEYSLASVGLGTRASLSKWLSGSLDWGYPLLDGPNTQKQDSRLHFSVQATF
- a CDS encoding transposase, which translates into the protein MERYSKVGMQELDQRLSKIVEAARKKPVSVYRYGAPWVWIVSQDDWQGALKEVSSYIPAGHSLVLLRPQIDAVFDRHPDLLQPAPGMLIAPRTVMQILLLQLLYAVPSEQQLHEQLSYNLLFRWFVGLDLHQKVWGIQALQHDIATLLDNPRAVQLIQTIIGEVFCGALLHMPEFSLNFALLHTWLARHSQVPTTRN
- a CDS encoding filamentous hemagglutinin family protein, with translation MTTFGGSIMAWTSEGDINAGRGSKTTVVYTPPKRIYDNWGNVSLSPSVPSTGAGIATLNPIPEVPAGDIDLIAPLGTIDAGEAGIRVSGNVNIAALRVVNAANIQSQGKSSGVPVTAAVNTSAMSSASAAGAAASQAAEDAARSQQAASRQGRASIVTVEVLSFGSEPVQREPQEQQKTSGYNPNSPVQVLGAGPLSEQARARLTDEERKQITL